The DNA window CCGAACGCCGAGTATTCCAAAATCGCCTTGGCGTTCACTCATGCGCTGGTAATGGAATGCTTGGCCGGCACAGGAGAGATGGGCGACACGACCCTTTAACCGAGCTCCCTGCCACGCGTTGACGTTGTTGAAGGCCAACGCCTTGTCGACTGATCACCCTCAACAGTCAGCGACGCTTCAGAACCCGGCCCAATGTGCATGACCAGGCCTCGCGAGAGTCAACGGCACGGGCGACGCCAAGAGCTGGATGGCACACTGGGACCGCAACATACCTAGCTATGAGCAATTGAACCTGGCTGTCCCCATGATGACCACGGCGGCATGCCTGCGCAGTGCCCGTGATGCCCACGATGTCGACAATGTCCGTAATACCTGCAATGTCCAAATTGTCCGAGATGTCCAAGATGTCCACGACGCCAACAAGTATACAATGCCTACGATTTCCCATTTGTCCGCGATATCTGCAATGTCTGCAGTGTCTTCGATGTCAAGGATGCCCACAATGGTTGCAGTGTCCATGAGGGAGACAGGGCGGGAAACGGGGAGAAAGACGTGATGCCATTCGGCAGCTTGACAAGTTGAACAACACACGTTTCTTCTCCTCATCGGTAAGGTATGTACAGGACTTCGACATCCCACGATATACAGTTTGACCCGACACAGCCTAGACTGCGTCTGCCTACGCGGAACCGAGCTGCTTCTTGATGAAGGCCAGCGCCTGCTGTCCGTACTTGTTGACATACTGCTGGTGCGAGTTGGCGTCGTTGCCGTTGCAGCAGTAGGGATCGGTCGAGTCGCAGTACGACTGGATGAGGGACGGGTTGCCCGGCGAGCACTGGAAACCCCTGGGGCGGGCAGCGAACTGGATGGCGTCAGTCAGCCACGGCGTCTAGGTGATACCGGGGGGCAGACTCACGCCCTGAGCCGTGCAGGTGCCGACGTTGTAGGGCAGGCCGGCCACGTTGTGCGGGTCGCCCATGAAGATGACCGCCTTGACGGCGttgagggcggcgccgctgagcgtggcaccggcgccgccgcagtaGGCGTTGTCCATGATTTGGCCGCCCTGACAAGTCCTGCGTTAGCTCTCGTGGGGATCTTTTCGTCTCCGGCTCCACCCACCTGAGAGTAGCCGATCAGGACGAGCTTCGTGTTGGGGCAGCGCTGGTTGAAGCTGGTGACTGCCTGGACGACGGCCTGGGTGCCCTGGTTGGCCGAGCTGTCGTAGctgacgccgccgcaggaCGACTGGCCGCCGCAGGCCGGGTAGTTGATGGCCTCGCTGGTCGCGCCCGGGTACGCCTGCAGGACCATATTGACGAGGCCCTGCGACGTGCCGTagccgggcggcgccgtcgtctcGCGCGCGCCGAAGACGTGCACCCCTGGGCAGGACTGGCGcgcctcgacgtcgacgggGTTGGCGCCCGagaggccggcggcgaggacggggACGGCAACAGCGGTGAGCTTCATGTTGGATGCTTGGCTTGGCACTGAGGGATCCGAGAGGACGTGCGTGGTTGCGGTGGTGAGCACCAGGACGCTGGCTCCGGACCTGCCAGGCGATTTATACATCGCACCGCCTGCCACCCTCGCCCCGGTCCGGACGGACGGGAGGTCGAAAAACGGAAAGACGGAGGCGGCACTCGGGCGAGGCCTGCCGAATGTCACGGCGGGCCCATGGGGTTCCGTGAGAGTCCCTTCGGACACCGCTCGAGGCCCTCTGCGTTCCAGCCTCCAGGCCCCAGTGCTACCAAGACCGGGTACGGGGTCCAAGCTGTAATTAAATATGATACCACGGGCATATGGCAGTGGCAGCAGAGGGGTTCTGTAATAGCATGGGGTCAGCCTCAGGGTGGGAGGGCGAGTGGCCGACCAAAAGGGCCCGGGCATTCGTTGTCCACAAAGGAACCTATCCAGATGAGAGATCAAGATGCCCGGCCGCAGAGTGCTTGACATGGCAGAGACCTGCATCCGAGGCAATGCAGGCAACGCGCTTCCCCGCGAATGCCCTACTGCGGAGGGTCACAGCCGGGAGTGGActgggcccggcggcgaatCGGGACTTAGTCTCATTCATATTAATGCTTGGCAAAGTGCTGCTCGTGTATGGATCCGGGAATACATGGGCTTGTATAGTGCGGATGAAGTACCGGTGCCGCTGATCGGCGTGCTCGACCGGCAGAGATTCGTGGGGTAGACTTTTGCCTAAATGTGTCTTAGGGGGGACCGGTGGTCATTCATGCTAAACGGGCGGCAATCTAGGGCTGGGCCAGGCGGACCCCTTGGAGAGACGGCAGACATCAACGGTGATGATGGACTTGACTAACCTCACTGGGGCCCATTGCATTTCTTCCAGGCTCTGCAGGCAACCGCGAGCGGATTCAACTATGAGAGAGGCTTGTCCAGTTAATATGACGACTCGGCGGATAAAATCATGCTGCCGAATGTGGGCGCACACTCTTGTCCTGGTTGAGCTGAACCGGGACTCTGTGTTCTCCGGCCTTCCAACCAGCGCTCAACAGGTCGGTCTCGGATTGCAACATATTGGCTAGGTACCATGCCGGCCTTCCAGGCCCCTTACCAAAGGGCGAAGGAGAGACAGGGAGTGTTAGACGTGACCACGCACAGTCTTTGTCCGGCCGCCCATTCACTTCGATGCCGGTGTTTCAACCGAGTCGTCTGTCCCACAGGTTTGTAAGATGTCGGTGAAGTGGCATTTTCGCTACATTGTCGCCCGCTCGTGGGAGTGGAGGACTCACAGAGGGATCTCGAACATCTTTACGTGAGCACAACTGATTTGATCCACGCACTGCTGACTGGCTCCGTGTGGGTGGAGCTATTGCAACATCACATTAAACAAGATCGGGACTTGGAGATAAGTGTCTCCTTTGAATAACACGCTCCTCGGGCAAAAGGGTTCAAGAATGCTGAACGTGATATCGAGGGGCATATGCATATGGAGTTTAGTTCTTCCATTGGCCATAGATATTTACGAAATTGTAACCGTTTCCACCAAGAAGACGCGATGGTGTGTGGAAAAATCCCGAAGCAAACTTCGACGAACGGCTCAGGCAACCGGAGAACAGTATGCCGAGAGGGCCAGCTGGTTAGTTTCCACTGTCCTGCCGCGCCAAGAGGCCATCGGCGACCTCGGTAAACTCCTTCTCAAACTGCAGCTTCTCTCTCCAGCGCGCGGGGATcgcgtcgacgccgtcccTCGCGCCGAGGAGAccgccggcgatggcgccgtTCGTGTCGGCGTCCTGGCCGAAGCGCACCACGTCGATTAGGACCTCCTCCAGCGGGCGCGGATCGAACagagcggcgacggcgagggtCAGCGACTCGAGGACGTACCCGGACGCCTTGTTGAGCAGCGCCTTGGACGCGTTCGCGGCTCCTTTGGGTCCGTTCTCGGCCAGGTCCCGCACCCGAATCAGCGACTTGCCCGCGTCCATGGCTGCGCCGACCTtctgcgcggcgcgcgccatCTTGACCTGCCGATTGGCCGTGggctccgccgcggcgaccgccgccgcccgctccacCGCGTCCTTGCCGGCCTGAAAGGCCCCCTCGGGCGACGTCCCGTCGACCAGGGCGCGCACGACGGCGTTGTacgcggcgcaggcgatGGTGCAGTGGAAGTCGTCGTGCGTGATGGCCGAGATGTCGATCGTCTCGGCGAAGGCCCTCTCTGCGTCGGGCTGGAACAGGGCGGTGGGGATGCAGCGCATGAGCGAGCCGTTGCCGAGGagggcctcgccggcgcccgaggTGCGCGGATCGCCGGTCTTCTTGAACTTGGTGATTCCAATGACCgtggcgaggccgacgtcgcGGGGTTGCTGGCCGGGCGTGCGGCCGGGCCAGCGGCCTTCGTACCAGTCGACCATGTGATGCGCGGCCCGCGCGACGACGTAGGGCGGCGCTGACGGGGGCAGCGGGGGCGGGTTCAGCTGCGCGGCGTCGCGGTAggcgagcagcacggcgcgcGTCAGGTCCGTGTCGTCGGTGGCGTGCCCCGGCGGCCAGCCGaacggcccgccgccgacaatGTCGCGCACGCCGTCGGGGTAGTTGGCCTGGACGTCCTCCCAGGCGGCGAACTCGACCgtggcgccgagcgcgtcgccggcgtgcaCGCCCAGCAGGGCGCCAAGGATCCGCTCGCGGCGGCTCACAGTTGACAGCGACATGAGGATCGGGTGATGGTGAGGTTGTGTAGTTGTGCGTGCGGGGTCTGGCGCGGGTCTGACGGTCTGTTTGGTGGTTGCTGCCTGCTCAGCTTTCCCGTTCTGGCGCTACCAACGCCCAACGCGTCCGTTTGTCAACGTTTGCCAGCTCCTTGAATCGGAGAGGTACCTACTCGGCCAAACCGTGGTGGTCTGTATGGTGtcttgccgtcgtcgccctTCGCATCGATGTCGTCCACACGGTCTCCAGCCCGCAACTTGATAGGCAGAATTATTGGCCCCGAACAACATTGTGGCATGGAACTTGTGTTTAGCTCCACCATTTTCTGATTGACTTCGATAGTCTTGGCAACGGGCACCCGAGGCTGGGAGGAATCGAATCCATCAATGCGTTTGGGCGGCGTTTTTCCCTAGAAATTGTCGATCGGTTTGGTAGATGGCAGGCCCCGAAATCGGTGATCGTGATGCGCAAACTCTTACCTGGTGCGGTATTCGATAAGGCTTTGTCTGTGATGAACTACGAACGGAACGACCAACAGCCaaggggcggcggcaacaacaCCGCTGTCTCTTAAAAAACGGCAACTGAAACAGAACGCACGGCATCCTTCACGAGAGCGAATTGGGCCTGCTGTCTGCCAGCAACGGATAGTCTATTCCAACCAAAACAACGCCGCTACTTTGCCCGAATATCCAACGCAGCAAGGCCGGTTGCGGCCGCCCGCCTACGGCAGCCCGCTCTGGCCGTCTGCGGCGCCCAGCcgggcctcctcggcctcggtcaGCTTGAGCGCCTCGTGCACGTCGTCGACAAAGTggtgctcgccgccggcgaggtcgacgatGCCGCTGCGGCGCAGCAGACGGCCGAAGGGGGAGTCGCGCCCCGGCCCGCGGCTGAAGAAGATGCgcacgccgcgctggcggtaGTCGCGCACGATCTCCTCGAGCACCtgggtgccgctgccgtcgagcGAGGTGACGCCGTGGATGTCGAAGATGATGTTGCGGTTGCAGTCCtcgcggcggaggcgcggCAGGGCCGGGTGGGCGAGCCCCGTGCCGTACagctcgaggcggcgcaggcgcgcctTGAGCTCGCCTGTGTTGGCGAACGTCAGCGGCTCGGGGATCTTGACGATCAGGCAGCCCTCGATGAACTCGAGCCGGTCGAGGTTCGCCTCGGCGTTCTCGAACCGGTTGGTGCCGGGGATGCGGCCGAGGATCTGGAtgcgcggccgcgtcgcgTGGCGGATGACCTGCAGCACCGagaggccgacgccgatggcCATGCCGAACGAGAGCGAGAAGAAGATGGTGGCGAGCACGATGACCGTCATCAGGCCGAGCTCCTGCCATGCGCGGATCCGCACGAAGAAGGACACGTCGTGGGGGCACTCCTCGATCAGCGACCAGGCGACGACGCTGATCAGCGACGACAAGACCGGCTTCTGGGGGCGGATCAGCCGGGGCGCTGGGCGGGAGCCAAGAGGCGCGCACACGGACCTGTATGGGGAAGGACGCTAGACGGAACTCACCGGCAGATAGTAGAAGTAGGGCAGCAGGACGAGGATGCAGAGCAGAGTGAGGCCGCTGAGCAGGATCGAGGCGACGGGGGTGCGGCCGCCGGTGGCCTTGTTGACCTTGCTGCGGCCGTAGCCGCCGAAGGCGGGCAGGCTCATGAAGCAGGCGCCGACGATGTTGGCGGTGCCGAGGGCGACCAGCTCGCGGTTGGGGCTCAGCTGGATGCCGGCGAATCCGTCGGGGCCGAGGCTCTTCGCAGCGACCGAGGACTCGAAGAAACCGAGCAGGGCGATCAGGAAGGAGGTGCTCATGGCGTCGCGCATGTGCGGCAGGTTGGCGGGCTGCAGCGGCCAGCGGAAGGTGAACGGGTGGCCGCTGGCGGCCTCGACCTTGCCGAgcacggcgacgccggcccgGTCCCACTGGTACCAGTATGCCAGGAACGCGGACAGCACGACGACGATGAAGCGGTCCGGGACGTAGGCGACCGCCGGGTAGCGCGGCTGCAGGCGGCGCTTGACCTCGCGGCAGACCATGATGACGGCGAagctggtggcggcgacggccagggTCAGCGTGTGCACCTGGTCGAGGTGGCGGAAGATGAAGGCGAGCTTGTCGACGCTGCTGGCGTGGCCGAGGTgggcgcggtcggcgaggCCGCTGAGGCCTAGCTCGGGcacgagctggtcgacggcgacgacgacgccgatggcGCTGATGAAGCCGCGCAGGAACGGTCGCGAGAGCACGTTgtcgaggaagccgaggcgggcgacgccggcgatcAGGACCATGGCGCCCGACATGCCGGCCACGATGCCGCACAGGCGGGCGTGCATCgtggcgtcgtcgtcggtggtGCGGCCGCGGTCGACGCTCGTCTTGACGACGGTGCCGACCAGCAGCGACCCTGCCGCCTCGGGGCCGACGACCATGGCCGGGCAGCTGCCGAGCAGGGCGTATACGAGCGGGTTGAAGACGAAGGAGTACAGGCCGTTGAGCGGCGGCACGTGGGCGAGATTGTCGGCGAGCGACAGGGCCATGGGCACGTACATGCCGGCCACGGTcagcgcgccgacgaagtCGCCCTTGAAGTAGGACCAGCTGTACTCGGGCGCCCACGCTATGACGGGGAGGTAGTACGAGAGGTACCTAGGGTGCGCGGGGCAGTTAGCAGCAGCTGGGGGGAAGGACGGGGGAAGGGAGATTTCACGGCCGCTGGGGGCCTGACTCGACGCTCACATCAAGGCAGAGTGCTTCACGCCGTGACGCCGGGCCAGGGCGCTCGTCGCGCTCATCTTCTTGCTCCGGATCTTGGCAGCCCACCGCTTCCTCCAGCTGCCGGGTCTGTCAGAcgggccgtcggcggcgccctcgccctcggacTCGGACGGGCTGGCCaagtcggcggcgaggctgcTGCCCGTGGGGCTCGTCGGGCGCGGCGAAAAGGTGCCGTGGGAGCAGGGGCCCTCGTGCGCCTGCTCGCGgaggtcgagcgcgtcgagcagcgcggTCGCCTCGGTCGGGCGCGGCCTGCTGGGGCCGGCGGCATGGCGGTGCGGCGGGACGGAGACGGCGTGGCTCACAGGCGAGCCCGGCTCGGACGGCTCGGACGGCTCGTCGGTCGAGCTGGCGGACGACACCGTGAACGTGTTCCGCAGCCCGCTGGGGTGCGCGGGCGCGTGGTCGTGGCCCGGACGGGGGTGCGGCCGAGAAGACATGGTCCGGTGTCACCTCGCGGGGCGCCGAGAGCGCAGCATCGATGAATGGgaggggcgggggagggacAGAATCGGCGCGCGGGACGCGACAGAAGAGTGCGGATTGCAGCCGTCAATCGCCGTCGACAGTGCGCCACAGCGTCGGGTGCAGGCGCTCGGTGCAAGGCGCCTTTTCTTCGTTCCAGTCTGCGGCCATCGGTGGGGCAAACACTGGGAGCGGTCTGGCTGGGAGCGGTCTGCGAAACGGAGGAAGCCTGAAGGACGGGGGCAAGCCTTGCGGTTTCGGAAGGCGGGCCTCCCGTGGTTCGGCAAGGGTCCGAGTGTGGGGAGTTGGAGCAAAAATCGCTGCGGAAAATCGCGGAGCCGGCCCCGCCCTGTGGAAGATGCGAAGCTCGCTCTCCAATGAAAATCAATGCATTTCCTCTTTCCTTTCACTTCCCACGACTCAAGGCATGTCTGGGGCCAGTGGGGCTGACATATCGACAGAGCAACCGTGTGCGGATGACATTACTGCCGAATGGCATCTCGCCCCTATGCTCCGTCTTGAAAACAGCCTACCTTCGATGAGATGTTGTCAATCCTGCTGCATCCATGGATCCTTTGGCGGGAGGGAATCCTAATGATGGTTTATTAGGTAGTAACTGAGTCGTTGCGTCGCCAAATTCACCAGGAGACCAACATGGCGATCCGGGGTCGTTGTAAGTTCCAGCATCCAGCTTCTCGTAGTTCCCTCTTCGGGAGCCGCCCGGGCCCGCGCCTTGGGCTCTGCGGCAGATGGCCCTTACAGAAGTGGTTGTGCCCAGGCGCACCAGGCGCGCGCCGACGCAACGGCAGGTGTGCCCGGACTGCTAGCTCTCCGTGGCGCGAATTCCGAGCTTTCGACAACGCGGTGGCCTGTCACCCGTCGACGGTGACCAACCTTTGGCAAGACTAGTGAACCAATAGGCGCCGGACATGGCCCGAGGCAAAGCGTCACTCCTGGGCCCCTGTTGAATCCAGGTGACGCGATGTCGCAGTGGGAGAGGACCGCGGACTACCTTCCGTGCAGACCTCGCAGCGAAGGGAGAACCAGTTCAGTTTCGGTGGCGAATGAGAACAATTGCGCCCGGCTGCTTCAGCTGTCTGCAGCCAAGAACCATCGCTTTGCGCGAGCACCTTCAGTTGGCGCTCGGACTTCACCGCCAAATGAGTGGCTTGCCGAGCCTACTAGCCCGGGCCTGCATGCCTTCAGCTGATAACTGGGCCTCGAGCGGTCGACAGTGCGAAGCTTACTTCTCTCCTTCTCCCTTTCGTCTATTGCGACCTTGTCCGGCACCGAAGCCGTCAGCGGCCAGCCTCTGCTCTGCCAACAGGCACCTGCAGGAACACGACAATGGTGACGACGCCGAATCAGGGCCCTGCCACGCGGCTCTTTACGCCCCCGGCGTCGTGCGTGAGCACCACCACGTACACGACAGAGATCTCCGGCTCGCCCACCGGCTTCACGCTCGGCACCGACCTCGACTGCTTCCCGCCGCCCACGTCCGCGCTGGTCTCGCCCGCCACTAGCTTCGTCAAGCTGTACTCGCCGGGAATCTGCCCGGTCGGCTACAACTATGCCGGCCCATGTACGCCGAGGAGCGACTGGTCCCTGCGTGATCTCTTGTCACCGTGCTAATGCCAGCACTCCAGTCACCTGGTCCATCAGCGGCCAAAACTACGACGACAGCGTCACCAGATATATTTGCTGCCCTGGGTTTGTGCACCCCCATGTTTCACAACATtctccttcgccgccgtcgcttTCAGTTTTACCTTCGCCGGCTGCTGACGCTGGGCTGTCGCTACGGGTGATTCGAAGCTCCTACTCCACCTATTCTTTAACGTTCTATGACTACCAGATCTGCGTGGTCTCGACCGACTTTGTGCCGCACGCCACGGCCGTCGACAgcacgctgccgccgcacACCGCCGTGGCCACCTTCGCGTTTGGAGATGCGGACACCAGCGTGACCGCCAGCCCTATCATCGTCGCTTGGCGGGACAGGGACCAGGAGGTGCTGGATGCACTAGCTGAGGACGGCGTCTCGGTCAGGTGGCCGCCCGCGGAGGCCGCGAGGTATGTGCTTATCAACCATAGACAGGATTGGGAGAGCGAGCGCAGACCTGACGGGCGGTACCCATCCAGGAAAACCAAAATTATCCTCCTCAGCGTGCTCATTCCCGTTGGAGTCATCCTGCTCGCCGGGGTCGCCTGGCTCTACCGGCTGCGCAAGAAGGGCCGCCTGCGCGGGGGGCCGTCGTGGTTGCGCGGCGTCGGTCCGCGTGGGCACGGGAGGCAGCACGCAGACGCGCTGGATGACGCGGTGCTGAAGCCGGAGCTCCATGCCGAGTCCCGCCGTCTCTCCTGCGCAGCCGAGCCGGGACCGCACGAGGCGCCTGGCGaaccggccgccgcgcgggagGCGGACTCGCGGCAGGTGCTCCGCGTTGCAGAAGCCGACGGCAGCCCGGCACGCGCATGGAGCGAGACGGCGGCAGAACTCCCGGGTGCAAACGCGCCCGGGACCACCGCGGGTCGGTATTAAGTTTGAAAGGGGGCCTTGCGGCGACCGGGCGGGAGTCGTGTTGGGTCACACGCATGGGCCTTGGAGGCGGTTGGGTATCTACAGGGCGTTTTGCTCCTAGTAATCATTGCGTGATAAGAGTTAGTGCGGCATCAAGCCGAAACTCAGGATCGGTGACCCAGGACCTCGCAGGTAGATGTCAACCCGTCACATCCGGCAGCTGAATATGATTGAGAGAAAGGTACGGTTCTCCCATCGTAGATTCTCGTAAATTCGGCAAAGCGTATGTAGCGATTCCCCCTAGCAACTCCCGGGTATCAAGTCCTCTCACCGCACCACCAAATCAATCAAATAACTCGCTGatctcgtcgccctcgtccgGCGTGACCGCgagctccagcagctcgtgCGCCCGCTCGACCGTCTCGGCGTCGatgccggcctcgagcaccaggtcctcctcggcgaagTTGagccgcgcgagcgcgaggtaGTAGCGCTGCGAGCCGCCGTGAGAGGCTGCCAGCTTCGCCGGGATATTCGCCGCGTCGGCCGTCCGCGGGTCGGTGGCGAGGAAATGCAGCAGCCAGGTGGCCTGCGCAATGATCTGGCATAGCACCGTCATCGGGTCCGGCGTCAACTCTTCGGGGGGCGGCTCCTCCTCTGGCAAGTCCGGCAACTTGGGTTTCCTGGCGTTGGCCTCCCGCGGTTCCACAGCCATCGGGCCATCGCCCTCCGCATGAGTTTCGCTCGCGACGCTGCGGTCCACATCCATCTGGTCGCCCGGTTCCGTGAGCGAGTCGCTGGTGCCCACGAACTCGGCCGTCGTCATTGGCAGCTCCGCGTCGTACAGCCGGTCAATAGCCCAGCACAGCACCGCCACGAGCCGCGGGATGGCGACGTCGCTCTGGGCAAGATGCAAGGCACCGAACGGGCTCGTTGCGAAGACGGCGAGCGTCCCGAGCGCGGCCGACCGCACGGCGGTCTCCTTGGCCGAGCCCGGCGCTGCCCACCGCGGCGAGTCGCGGAGGAAGGACGAGACACAGTCGATCACGGTAGCCGCAGCCTCGGCGGGGCTGCGCACCTTGGTACGGCCGCTCGGCAGGTCCGTTGTCGAGGGAATCGGCCCGATGCTGTCGGGCGCGGCCGAAGTCCGTAGCAGCAACATCATGGCCATCCAGTCGGCCTCCGGGTGCTTCGGGGAGAGCATCGTCAGGGCGAACTCGAGCTCCATGGTCCTCCAGAATTCGGTctgggcgtcggcggggcCGGACTCTCCCAGGGGCCGTGGCAGGCAGCCCAGCGCGGCAAGGTAGAGCAGCGAAAGGCACTGGACGACGTCGATGTTGAGGCGCAGCCGCTGGGTGACGGCGTCCGAGTGCTCGGAcaggtcgccgtcgccgtggaGACGAGGTAGCGCTACGAGGCGGCACGTTGTCGCGCATACGGGGATGAGCGACGAGATAACATGCGGGGCGACATCCACGGTGTTCAGCTCGAGCGCGTACgagagcagggcggcgaggtagTAGATCGGCTCGTAGTACCGTTCCGTCAGGCAGCGGTGCCACAGCTCGATAAGCAGGTCGGCGAAGTCAACCAGCAGGCGCAGCGGCTCACCGGGCTTGCCCATCTGGGGCAGCTGGTGGAAGACGATGGAAGCCAGTGACCGCTTGGGATCCGAGGGGAAGGCGTAGTGCGAGAACGCATCAAATGTCGGCGGCTGGCCTCGGCTCGCCGCGTGGTCGAGGAAGAGCCGGAGGAACTGCGGGCACAGTCAGCCACGTGCGCATCTTCCGGATGGCGCGGACTTACGTCGACGGGCCAGGGCTGGTGGGCCGTTGGGGGCAgtggcggcgtgctggcgtGGGCTTCGCCGAACAGGGCGTCTCCGGTGTCGGTCTCGAGAGCGAAAGAGGGGCTGTCGACGGTCGGGCGCTTCCTCTTGCCCTTGGTCGGGGtgcgctcgccggccgggtcCTTGCGCCGCAGCGTCTGCGCCTTGGTGGGACTCGAcagcagctcgacgccgtcgaacCCGTCGGCCATGCCCCAGGTGCGGTCCTTCTTCGGGGTGCCCGGGGCATCCTTCCGCCTGGCCTTCGCGCGGCCGAGTCCCTCTCTAAGGTCCTGGCGGGCGAATTGCAGCTCGGTGGCCACGgtgcgctcggcggcgcgcgcctgctcggcgaggcgctcctgcttggcgagctgctcggcggctTCCTTCTTCAGGCGAGCGACGTCAGCCTCGTGCGCGGCGCGGCTCTTTTCGTACCTGGACCGCAGGATGGCGGCCTCGCCCTTGGCGTCCGTAAGGTCCGACTGGAGCTCGACCAGGCGCGCTTGCAGGGCCGCGATGATCTCGTTCTGGTTGGTCGCGCCGGCCGGGATCGGCTGGGGCGGACGGGCGAACTGCGACTGCCggggcggctgctgcggctgcggctgctgctgcgggcgggcgggcggcctgGGGGGCGGCAGCACAGGAAGCCTCTGTGACGGCCCAGCGGGATAACGCTGCGATGGCTGTGGCTGCGGAGCCGGGCGGGACGGCGGGTATTGTTGTATCCGCGCAGGCGGCAGATGCGGGGGCTGATTCCATCGCTGGGTCGGTCCGGGAGCACGGCcgtgcggcgggcggggctgctgggcgggcagggactgcggcggcggcggcgggcggggcggcggctgtgcgtgctcgtcgacgacgacagtGTCGTCAaggtcgtcatcgtcgaaGTCATCGTCGAAATTGAAGCCGTCGTTCGTCGGGGCTCGTGTCGGGGCCTGCGTCGGAGCTTGCTTCGGGGCCTGGGtcagctgcagcgcgcggtcctcgagctcctgcAGCACCGTGTCGTTCAGCTCGTCGAAGCCGTCGTCCGAGAACTCATCCATGGTCGCAGGCGCTCGCGTGGCCCATCGCTGGCCATGGCATTGGAACTCGCAGGGCGGTGTTGAGCGTTGCGCCGTTCACGTCTGCTCGTGTGACGCGCAGCGTGTGGGGGCAATTGAAGCACAGGGAAgcggtcgcggtcgctgCGTTTGTAACTCGCGGATAGCCAATGGGGGCGCGCTCTGACAGCAGCTGTGGCCCTGACCCTGTGGCCCTGACCCTGTCGCATCAAGGACTCGGTTCTCGGCGTGCGATCTCTCCAATTTGTGCTGAGAATGCGATTTACGGCACCAGTCTCCACTGTAGGACTCCCGGTGCAATCAGAATACGGATGGATACCTGTACCG is part of the Thermothielavioides terrestris NRRL 8126 chromosome 2, complete sequence genome and encodes:
- a CDS encoding carbohydrate esterase family 5 protein (CAZy_ID 269812), with protein sequence MKLTAVAVPVLAAGLSGANPVDVEARQSCPGVHVFGARETTAPPGYGTSQGLVNMVLQAYPGATSEAINYPACGGQSSCGGVSYDSSANQGTQAVVQAVTSFNQRCPNTKLVLIGYSQGGQIMDNAYCGGAGATLSGAALNAVKAVIFMGDPHNVAGLPYNVGTCTAQGFAARPRGFQCSPGNPSLIQSYCDSTDPYCCNGNDANSHQQYVNKYGQQALAFIKKQLGSA